From a single Pieris rapae chromosome 17, ilPieRapa1.1, whole genome shotgun sequence genomic region:
- the LOC111001744 gene encoding CD63 antigen-like isoform X2, with the protein MSYYFWTTDLGVELGASVLFLSGALLCLPACWLSTLVPYYHKSMRLLATLMVLVTAALVLLCTGMSSIMALSKATRDPAALNETMYRSLSEEGVDPAVKSAFTAMQIELKCCGVQYHTDWLLHRRNVPPACCGRLSLGKEIDRCVYPIYTKGCLRPAIRELRQYVNSLTVVACGIIVVMAITLFATSYTLVSGVVENANKTLHPLRVAYLTNPPAFLNNANARNLIPAISPPSQNLNQNVYPSLVPPINPAFCPS; encoded by the exons ATGTCGTATTACTTCTGGACCACAGACTTGGGAGTTGAACTGGGGGCGAGTGTTCTCTTCCTATCAGGAGCGCTGCTCTGCTTGCCTGCGTGTTGGCTGTCAACTTTAGTGCCCTATTATCATAAGTCCATGAGACTTTTGGCTACG cTTATGGTGTTAGTAACCGCAGCGTTAGTACTGTTATGTACTGGGATGTCTTCAATCATGGCATTGTCGAAGGCTACACGGGATCCGGCAGCGCTTAATGAAACTATGTATAGATCTCTGTCAGAAGAGGGCGTAGATCCCGCTGTGAAAAGCGCTTTCACAGCCATGCAGATTGAA ctAAAGTGCTGTGGCGTTCAGTATCATACAGACTGGCTTCTACATCGCCGTAATGTACCACCTGCGTGTTGCGGTCGGTTGAGTTTAGGAAAG GAAATTGATCGGTGTGTGTATCCGATTTACACCAAGGGCTGCCTTCGACCAGCCATCAGAGAACTACGTCAATATGTCAATTCGCTTACTGTCGTTGCGTGTGGAATAATCGTTGTTAtg GCTATAACCCTATTTGCAACATCTTACACACTGGTCTCGGGAGTAGTGGAGAACGCCAACAAAACCCTTCATCCGTTGCGCGTTGCCTACCTTACAAACCCTCCTGCGTTCCTCAACAATGCCAACGCCAGGAATCTCATTCCAGCTATTTCCCCTCCCTCCCAAAATCTGAATCAGAACGTTTACCCATCTCTTGTGCCCCCTATCAACCCAGCCTTTTGTcctagttaa
- the LOC111001744 gene encoding uncharacterized protein LOC111001744 isoform X3 gives MKNTGLILFVCAGLLLSGGAILGGSTAWNLFRMSYYFWTTDLGVELGASVLFLSGALLCLPACWLSTLVPYYHKSMRLLATLKCCGVQYHTDWLLHRRNVPPACCGRLSLGKEIDRCVYPIYTKGCLRPAIRELRQYVNSLTVVACGIIVVMAITLFATSYTLVSGVVENANKTLHPLRVAYLTNPPAFLNNANARNLIPAISPPSQNLNQNVYPSLVPPINPAFCPS, from the exons ATGAAAAACACTGGTCTCATCTTATTCGTTTGTGCTGGTTTACTGCTT AGTGGCGGTGCTATTCTCGGTGGATCGACAGCATGGAACCTATTTCGTATGTCGTATTACTTCTGGACCACAGACTTGGGAGTTGAACTGGGGGCGAGTGTTCTCTTCCTATCAGGAGCGCTGCTCTGCTTGCCTGCGTGTTGGCTGTCAACTTTAGTGCCCTATTATCATAAGTCCATGAGACTTTTGGCTACG ctAAAGTGCTGTGGCGTTCAGTATCATACAGACTGGCTTCTACATCGCCGTAATGTACCACCTGCGTGTTGCGGTCGGTTGAGTTTAGGAAAG GAAATTGATCGGTGTGTGTATCCGATTTACACCAAGGGCTGCCTTCGACCAGCCATCAGAGAACTACGTCAATATGTCAATTCGCTTACTGTCGTTGCGTGTGGAATAATCGTTGTTAtg GCTATAACCCTATTTGCAACATCTTACACACTGGTCTCGGGAGTAGTGGAGAACGCCAACAAAACCCTTCATCCGTTGCGCGTTGCCTACCTTACAAACCCTCCTGCGTTCCTCAACAATGCCAACGCCAGGAATCTCATTCCAGCTATTTCCCCTCCCTCCCAAAATCTGAATCAGAACGTTTACCCATCTCTTGTGCCCCCTATCAACCCAGCCTTTTGTcctagttaa
- the LOC111001744 gene encoding CD63 antigen-like isoform X1, which produces MKNTGLILFVCAGLLLSGGAILGGSTAWNLFRMSYYFWTTDLGVELGASVLFLSGALLCLPACWLSTLVPYYHKSMRLLATLMVLVTAALVLLCTGMSSIMALSKATRDPAALNETMYRSLSEEGVDPAVKSAFTAMQIELKCCGVQYHTDWLLHRRNVPPACCGRLSLGKEIDRCVYPIYTKGCLRPAIRELRQYVNSLTVVACGIIVVMAITLFATSYTLVSGVVENANKTLHPLRVAYLTNPPAFLNNANARNLIPAISPPSQNLNQNVYPSLVPPINPAFCPS; this is translated from the exons ATGAAAAACACTGGTCTCATCTTATTCGTTTGTGCTGGTTTACTGCTT AGTGGCGGTGCTATTCTCGGTGGATCGACAGCATGGAACCTATTTCGTATGTCGTATTACTTCTGGACCACAGACTTGGGAGTTGAACTGGGGGCGAGTGTTCTCTTCCTATCAGGAGCGCTGCTCTGCTTGCCTGCGTGTTGGCTGTCAACTTTAGTGCCCTATTATCATAAGTCCATGAGACTTTTGGCTACG cTTATGGTGTTAGTAACCGCAGCGTTAGTACTGTTATGTACTGGGATGTCTTCAATCATGGCATTGTCGAAGGCTACACGGGATCCGGCAGCGCTTAATGAAACTATGTATAGATCTCTGTCAGAAGAGGGCGTAGATCCCGCTGTGAAAAGCGCTTTCACAGCCATGCAGATTGAA ctAAAGTGCTGTGGCGTTCAGTATCATACAGACTGGCTTCTACATCGCCGTAATGTACCACCTGCGTGTTGCGGTCGGTTGAGTTTAGGAAAG GAAATTGATCGGTGTGTGTATCCGATTTACACCAAGGGCTGCCTTCGACCAGCCATCAGAGAACTACGTCAATATGTCAATTCGCTTACTGTCGTTGCGTGTGGAATAATCGTTGTTAtg GCTATAACCCTATTTGCAACATCTTACACACTGGTCTCGGGAGTAGTGGAGAACGCCAACAAAACCCTTCATCCGTTGCGCGTTGCCTACCTTACAAACCCTCCTGCGTTCCTCAACAATGCCAACGCCAGGAATCTCATTCCAGCTATTTCCCCTCCCTCCCAAAATCTGAATCAGAACGTTTACCCATCTCTTGTGCCCCCTATCAACCCAGCCTTTTGTcctagttaa